A window from Sphingobacterium hotanense encodes these proteins:
- a CDS encoding FecR family protein: MNHTDEEFLSLLNLALANELSADQEIRLQELLLQDPDRVTLYEYLLSEEETEQDRLELEVLYEKSRPNDIPDSVTSNPTKPTAQIFPWKKFFQAAAAVLLIFSLFYLYKTKETPAVEGDWMELTTQKGERKYFKLVDGTEVWLNSDSKLMLKQGYGKEHRNLQLLGEGYFSVAKNTALPMRVKVGEVDVNVVGTIFNLQAYPDQGQVVTSLIEGKVKLTLNESKGSKDFVMKPGDRIEIARKEVNGKVSLALADTTAIQHTVAFRNVEKKDNKALDALWTENKLVFKADRLVEVVKRLERWYDVTIIVENDQLKEQAFTGVFEEPTCQQVLSILQKTNKNLNYTMKGETIIIK; this comes from the coding sequence ATGAATCACACGGACGAAGAATTTCTTAGCTTATTGAATTTAGCACTTGCTAACGAACTGTCAGCCGATCAGGAGATCAGGTTGCAAGAGTTGCTATTGCAAGATCCGGACCGCGTGACACTGTACGAGTACCTACTATCGGAAGAAGAGACAGAGCAGGACAGATTGGAGTTAGAAGTGCTTTATGAGAAGTCCCGACCTAATGATATTCCCGATAGCGTAACGTCAAATCCAACAAAGCCTACAGCGCAAATTTTCCCTTGGAAGAAGTTCTTTCAGGCGGCAGCTGCGGTATTGCTGATTTTTTCACTGTTCTATCTATATAAGACAAAAGAAACTCCAGCAGTCGAAGGCGATTGGATGGAACTGACGACTCAAAAAGGCGAACGTAAATACTTTAAGTTAGTCGACGGAACAGAGGTTTGGCTCAATAGCGATAGTAAGTTGATGTTGAAGCAGGGCTATGGGAAAGAACATCGCAACTTACAGCTGTTGGGTGAGGGTTACTTCTCGGTGGCGAAGAATACGGCGCTGCCGATGAGAGTAAAAGTGGGCGAAGTCGATGTGAATGTCGTAGGAACTATTTTCAACCTACAGGCCTATCCGGATCAAGGACAAGTTGTGACTTCCTTGATAGAAGGAAAAGTAAAACTAACCTTGAACGAAAGCAAAGGCAGCAAGGACTTCGTAATGAAACCCGGCGATAGGATAGAGATTGCTCGTAAGGAAGTCAATGGAAAGGTGAGTTTGGCTCTGGCAGATACAACCGCTATTCAACATACCGTCGCTTTTCGGAACGTCGAGAAAAAAGACAACAAAGCCTTAGATGCGCTTTGGACTGAGAATAAATTGGTGTTCAAAGCAGACCGCTTGGTGGAAGTTGTAAAGAGGCTTGAACGCTGGTACGACGTGACCATTATCGTAGAAAATGATCAATTAAAAGAACAAGCCTTCACAGGAGTTTTTGAGGAACCAACCTGTCAGCAAGTCTTGTCAATACTTCAAAAAACTAATAAAAACCTTAATTATACGATGAAAGGAGAGACCATAATTATCAAATAA
- a CDS encoding gluconate 2-dehydrogenase subunit 3 family protein, giving the protein MNRRDSLKALGLIAAGSSVIAGACKADKTNAKKATVNAGDKLPGVQDFEHERTQELLDETFFTEHEMATITVLADIIIPKDEISGSASEAGVPAFIEFMVKDIPSNQVPMRGGLRWLDIQSQKRFSNPFIKCKKEEQLAFVDDIAYPEKAKPEMMQGVAFFSILRNFTTSGFFTTKMGINDLGYVGNIPGIWQGVPPDVLRAHGFESDNLKQS; this is encoded by the coding sequence ATGAACAGAAGAGATTCATTAAAAGCCTTAGGGCTTATTGCTGCAGGCTCTAGCGTAATCGCAGGAGCATGTAAAGCCGATAAAACAAATGCGAAGAAAGCTACGGTAAATGCAGGCGATAAACTTCCGGGTGTGCAGGACTTCGAACATGAGCGCACGCAGGAACTCTTGGACGAGACCTTCTTTACAGAACATGAAATGGCGACCATCACCGTGCTTGCCGATATTATCATTCCAAAGGATGAAATCTCCGGATCTGCCTCTGAGGCGGGCGTACCGGCTTTCATCGAATTTATGGTAAAAGATATTCCAAGCAATCAGGTACCGATGCGTGGCGGATTACGCTGGTTGGATATACAGTCGCAGAAGCGTTTTTCCAACCCATTTATCAAATGCAAAAAAGAAGAACAACTGGCCTTCGTCGACGATATTGCTTATCCTGAAAAAGCAAAACCAGAGATGATGCAGGGCGTTGCTTTTTTCTCAATCCTACGGAATTTTACAACTTCTGGTTTTTTTACGACGAAAATGGGAATCAATGATTTGGGATACGTGGGGAATATTCCAGGCATTTGGCAAGGCGTGCCGCCTGATGTGCTTCGTGCTCACGGTTTTGAGTCCGACAACTTAAAACAAAGTTAG
- a CDS encoding Gfo/Idh/MocA family oxidoreductase yields MDSISRKTFLKTLSLLSIGTMVNLPTDAFGLNRKLRVVLVGTGIRGITFWGRRLVEQFPDTLEFVGLSDINPGRLKYAKEYIGVSCPTFVNYDEMLRKTKPDLIMVCTTDASHHELIIKGLAYCDVLTEKPLTIDEVKAQAIIDAEKKYGKNVIVGFNYRWSPYMTKIKQLISEGAIGEVTSVDFNWYLNTHHGASYFRRWHGLMNKGGSLWIHKATHHFDLLNWWLSAEPEEVFAYGALEHYGKNGPFRGKNCRSCDHKKDCAYYWDITKDKQAMNLYVANENYDGYLRDGCVYRNEIDIYDKMSAQIKYKNGVIANYSLTTYSPYEGWRIAFNGQKGRIDAWLDIPFINGENLSQEELHAAEMQQAKSDTTESQLILFRNWEKYEVVTVSSERSGHGGGDRRLQEDLFLKKSAEDPYDHRANLRDGVLSVLIGVAARKSIEAGKPIQIGSLTDLKPEIKKS; encoded by the coding sequence ATGGATAGTATTTCAAGAAAGACATTTTTAAAGACCTTATCGCTATTGAGCATAGGGACGATGGTCAACCTTCCTACTGATGCTTTTGGATTAAATCGTAAGCTTCGCGTCGTACTCGTTGGTACCGGGATTCGAGGAATTACATTCTGGGGACGTCGATTGGTTGAGCAGTTTCCTGACACACTCGAATTTGTCGGTTTAAGCGACATCAATCCAGGGCGCCTAAAGTATGCGAAGGAGTATATTGGGGTATCTTGTCCGACCTTCGTAAATTATGACGAGATGCTACGTAAAACAAAGCCAGATTTAATCATGGTCTGTACGACCGATGCTTCTCATCATGAACTTATTATCAAAGGTTTGGCTTATTGTGATGTTTTAACGGAAAAACCATTAACTATCGATGAAGTAAAGGCACAAGCAATCATTGATGCGGAGAAAAAATATGGGAAGAATGTGATTGTTGGTTTCAATTACCGTTGGAGCCCTTACATGACTAAGATTAAACAGCTTATTTCAGAAGGCGCGATTGGCGAGGTTACTTCTGTGGATTTTAACTGGTACTTGAATACTCATCATGGCGCTTCTTATTTCCGTCGCTGGCACGGATTGATGAATAAAGGTGGCTCCTTATGGATTCACAAAGCAACACACCACTTTGATTTGCTGAACTGGTGGTTATCGGCAGAACCGGAAGAGGTTTTTGCATATGGTGCCTTAGAGCATTATGGTAAAAATGGTCCATTCCGCGGAAAGAACTGTCGCTCGTGTGATCATAAGAAAGATTGCGCTTATTACTGGGACATTACGAAGGATAAACAAGCAATGAATCTATATGTAGCGAACGAAAACTATGATGGCTATCTTCGAGATGGCTGCGTTTATCGAAATGAAATCGACATTTACGATAAGATGTCCGCACAGATCAAATACAAAAATGGCGTAATCGCTAATTACTCTTTAACCACCTATTCTCCATATGAAGGTTGGCGAATTGCATTCAACGGGCAAAAAGGTAGAATTGATGCTTGGCTAGATATTCCTTTTATCAATGGAGAAAATTTAAGCCAAGAGGAATTGCACGCTGCAGAGATGCAACAAGCGAAAAGTGATACTACGGAATCACAGCTTATTTTGTTCAGAAACTGGGAAAAATATGAGGTCGTTACGGTTTCTAGCGAGCGTAGTGGCCATGGTGGTGGCGATCGCCGCTTGCAGGAAGATTTGTTTTTAAAGAAGTCGGCTGAAGATCCTTACGACCACAGAGCCAATCTGAGGGATGGCGTTTTGTCGGTGCTGATCGGTGTGGCTGCTAGAAAAAGTATAGAAGCAGGAAAACCGATTCAAATTGGGTCGCTGACAGACTTGAAGCCGGAGATAAAGAAGAGTTAG
- a CDS encoding BACON domain-containing protein — protein sequence MKNNIMQFIRHTSYFLMVLLFATIFSSCEKDQHVKPQPGPFDVTHEIPASIPANGGSYTLTIDATTNGWWIEAGADASWVSINRKYGSAKVTQQVVVASNTTSAAREATVLIKSTNGGTVNLVFKQQK from the coding sequence ATGAAAAATAATATAATGCAATTTATTCGACATACATCTTATTTTCTGATGGTATTGCTTTTTGCCACCATCTTCTCTTCTTGTGAGAAGGATCAGCATGTGAAACCTCAACCCGGACCATTTGATGTTACTCATGAAATTCCGGCAAGTATTCCCGCAAATGGCGGCTCTTATACGCTTACCATCGATGCAACAACAAATGGATGGTGGATTGAAGCAGGAGCAGATGCTTCCTGGGTCAGTATCAATCGCAAATATGGTTCTGCAAAAGTAACGCAGCAAGTAGTGGTTGCTAGCAATACGACTTCCGCTGCGCGCGAAGCAACGGTGCTTATCAAATCAACCAACGGAGGAACCGTTAATTTAGTTTTTAAACAACAAAAATAA
- a CDS encoding RNA polymerase sigma factor: MPFKPLTSLEKERIAQYRDEMVFKSYFLRNYKVLERYAFGFLKDYALAQDVCSEVMWKMWHLGSDLMHVSSVEGYLLRMVKNRCLNLLRLNQPVYLVPDDFAEMNIEFPDPERLMMESEGVKEIQQAIDALPQKTKQAFLLVKEESRSYQEAAEIMNISKNTVDRHIQIALAKIWHSLKNR; this comes from the coding sequence ATGCCGTTTAAACCACTAACTTCCCTGGAAAAGGAACGCATTGCGCAATATAGAGATGAGATGGTTTTTAAATCTTATTTCCTTAGGAACTACAAAGTTCTTGAGCGGTATGCCTTTGGTTTTCTAAAAGACTACGCACTCGCTCAAGACGTCTGTTCGGAAGTGATGTGGAAGATGTGGCATTTAGGAAGTGACCTCATGCATGTCTCTTCCGTGGAAGGCTATCTCCTACGGATGGTAAAAAACAGATGCCTCAATTTATTACGATTAAATCAACCTGTTTATCTTGTTCCCGACGATTTCGCGGAAATGAACATAGAGTTCCCGGATCCCGAGCGCCTAATGATGGAAAGTGAAGGGGTTAAAGAAATACAACAGGCCATTGACGCACTGCCTCAGAAAACAAAGCAAGCTTTTCTTCTCGTTAAAGAAGAGTCCCGTAGCTACCAAGAAGCAGCGGAAATAATGAACATCTCCAAGAATACGGTTGATCGACATATTCAGATCGCACTCGCAAAAATCTGGCATTCGCTGAAAAATAGATAA
- a CDS encoding RagB/SusD family nutrient uptake outer membrane protein: protein MKKHHYLYILLVFFTTSCGKDFLNRLPQDQLSTSGSLATVNELRLYMNQFYEQLPNHPNFTGGEGIAFDDARTDNMIFTTVNPRLNGQLTISNAIALTEYNQIRGLNFFLNQAKDAKGNQTEINQYLGEAYFFRAWFYFSLVKKYGDVSWVNTLLNSEDESTFLQRDSRLVVVDSILQDLDRASELLAIQTNNNSMRVHRDVAFAMTSRVALYEGTWQKYHQAKGTGFASSAVTAQKINAYLTQARDAAKKVIDAGRWQISSTGNPLADYKNMFNNTDLRGNKEVLLFRRYNPAENIGHGVSKYLSSGGGDIGLTLSLVDDYLTRDGKPFVGAVREQAQKNYGQELQPTIRDPRLFQTAGVAGQPLRPGGVVPPFPPINQSGFNRNTTGYPMYKYIEYDNIAATTDDGMSAAPVIYFRYAEVLLNYAEAVVELDGDVSLATQALTPLRTRVGMPAMDIELEYNAQAEYAFRTLSKALQAVRRERRVEMVAEGTRLDDIMRWAAADVLLVGKRPLGALFVGSDLASQNTAAGFYNDALLYFDTAPAGKSVNFFLNGQPNDAKRYIDPYKQVMPNGYGFKVNRDYLLPIQQRMLELTNGKWKQNPNW from the coding sequence ATGAAAAAACATCATTATTTATATATTTTATTAGTATTCTTTACGACTAGTTGTGGTAAAGATTTCTTAAATCGACTGCCACAAGATCAACTTTCAACGAGCGGAAGCTTGGCAACAGTCAATGAATTGAGACTGTATATGAATCAGTTTTATGAGCAACTTCCAAATCATCCCAATTTTACGGGAGGTGAGGGGATTGCTTTTGACGATGCGCGTACGGACAACATGATCTTTACCACCGTGAACCCACGATTAAACGGACAGCTGACCATTTCTAACGCAATAGCATTAACCGAGTATAATCAGATCCGCGGATTGAACTTCTTTTTGAATCAAGCCAAAGACGCTAAGGGGAATCAGACAGAAATCAACCAATATTTGGGGGAAGCCTACTTTTTTAGAGCCTGGTTTTATTTTTCTTTAGTTAAAAAATATGGTGATGTAAGCTGGGTCAATACCTTATTAAATTCCGAAGATGAATCGACCTTTTTACAGCGCGATAGCCGTTTAGTGGTCGTGGACTCTATTTTGCAAGATCTTGATCGCGCAAGCGAACTCCTTGCTATTCAAACCAATAACAATAGCATGCGCGTTCACCGCGATGTGGCCTTCGCAATGACTTCTCGTGTTGCTTTGTACGAAGGAACATGGCAAAAATATCATCAAGCAAAAGGGACTGGTTTCGCTTCAAGCGCGGTCACCGCACAGAAAATTAATGCCTATCTAACGCAAGCACGCGATGCTGCAAAAAAAGTAATAGATGCTGGGCGTTGGCAGATTTCATCGACAGGAAACCCGCTGGCAGATTACAAGAACATGTTCAACAATACAGATCTGCGAGGAAACAAAGAAGTGTTGTTATTTCGCCGGTACAATCCGGCAGAGAATATCGGTCACGGAGTTTCTAAATATTTATCCTCCGGAGGTGGCGATATTGGCTTAACATTAAGCTTAGTCGATGATTATCTAACACGCGATGGTAAACCTTTTGTTGGTGCTGTTCGCGAGCAAGCCCAAAAGAATTACGGGCAAGAATTGCAACCTACGATCCGCGATCCGCGGTTATTTCAGACAGCAGGTGTCGCTGGACAGCCTTTGCGCCCGGGCGGCGTGGTGCCACCTTTCCCTCCTATCAATCAAAGTGGCTTCAACAGAAATACCACAGGATATCCGATGTATAAGTATATCGAATACGATAATATCGCTGCAACTACTGATGATGGTATGAGTGCTGCACCCGTTATTTATTTCCGCTACGCCGAGGTGCTTCTAAATTATGCAGAAGCGGTGGTAGAGTTAGATGGTGATGTTAGTTTAGCGACCCAGGCATTGACTCCTTTGAGAACACGTGTCGGTATGCCGGCAATGGACATCGAACTAGAGTATAACGCGCAAGCTGAATATGCATTCCGCACCTTGTCGAAAGCGTTGCAGGCTGTACGTCGCGAACGCCGAGTAGAGATGGTCGCTGAAGGTACGCGTTTAGATGATATAATGCGCTGGGCTGCTGCAGATGTGCTACTAGTTGGAAAAAGACCATTAGGGGCGCTTTTCGTAGGTAGCGACCTGGCTTCACAAAACACAGCAGCCGGTTTCTACAATGATGCCTTGCTTTACTTTGATACGGCTCCTGCCGGTAAAAGCGTAAACTTCTTCCTGAATGGGCAGCCTAATGACGCTAAGCGATATATAGACCCGTATAAGCAAGTGATGCCGAATGGCTACGGATTTAAAGTGAATAGAGATTATCTATTGCCAATTCAACAAAGAATGTTGGAGTTGACAAATGGAAAGTGGAAACAGAACCCTAATTGGTAA
- a CDS encoding SusC/RagA family TonB-linked outer membrane protein, translated as MKKKSHELNRVPIPNYVKWLLMVKFILIFTLAFAAHSMASESKAQNKVSMQFKDVKLKNLLNSIEEQTAVSFIYNDNAIRDIRIADIRVENKDWRELLLPILKAQNFQMTLLGTNRVLIEKNNEQSNIASGTVKDQHGNPLAAVSVKQKGKERSTSTNSDGQFSLETEGNNPVLIFSYVSFLSQEIPFTGQPMQVTLAEDLAQLEEVVVVGYGTQKRVNLTGSVATISGDQIANRPVVNATQSLQGTMPGLNVSVNGATKPGQSFKLNVRGTGNLSGSDQPYVLVDGMEMSLADVNPNDIENISVLKDASASAIYGSRAAYGVILVTTKKGASGRKQINFSSNTGFTSPVNLPDMVNSVDFANYFNAATFNALGTKQYSEEKIALLQQYIDNPGSVSIFPEVNSNNYGSWENSANGVANTDWFNFHYKPYALRQNYTMNLSGGNDGTQFYVSGGVYQEDGALRYADIDYKRYNVNVSVNSQLADFIKLKSNVKYTHNQNQSPLAGYEGLFFHNLARMRPNVSPYDFYGNFTEQSFVPYLQSGSQDKSNNAALVILGGLEITPAKDWKIFADLNFSKRNFEGSTLKVPGTIYGIDGTPITMNRSEFNIPLAGSFARTMYEQTYITPNIYTNYKVAVDKHQFDLTAGFQQEYNQYKELGASATELISFDRPGTDLATGTKASSEVRNHWATRGFFARINYNFNSKFLLELNGRYDGSSRFASDQRWGFFPSVSAAYNISEEQFVKNSLPWLNQLKLRGSYGNLGNQAGANMYAYLENMNIVVPGLGTGGRYYFGDERESYIQAPGAFNPLITWEKVQSTNVGIDYAMLENRLSGTLEWYQRNTKDMLGPSRDVADMYGATPPQSNNADLRTRGWELSIKWKDNISEDLSYDLGVMLTDYRSVVTRYQNPTRFNPAGAWYEGKNVGEIWGFTANSLLKTAEEAANYNATLNRSYLSARDWVAGDVKYEDINGDGKIDIGANRVGDSGDYSIIGNSSARYNFSLSGGVNWKNWSLNMLWQGVGKQDFLPAALDAYFWGAGSLAQVTVFKAHLDYFSESNPDAYYPNPYASPVGAIASYTNKTQSPASRYIQNASYIRLKNLTLQYTFNREWTQRMKINRLTVFGTGDNLLTFTKLAGMFDPETLVGGQGTGKLYPLSKVYSFGVNITF; from the coding sequence ATGAAAAAAAAATCACATGAACTAAATCGTGTGCCCATTCCTAATTACGTAAAGTGGCTCTTGATGGTCAAATTTATCCTGATTTTTACGTTGGCTTTTGCTGCCCACAGCATGGCTAGCGAATCCAAAGCACAAAACAAAGTTTCCATGCAATTTAAAGATGTGAAACTCAAAAATCTGCTCAATTCAATCGAAGAGCAGACCGCTGTATCATTCATCTACAACGACAATGCGATTCGTGATATCCGCATCGCAGATATACGAGTTGAAAATAAAGATTGGCGCGAACTTTTGCTTCCAATATTGAAAGCGCAGAACTTCCAAATGACGCTGTTAGGAACGAACCGCGTCTTGATTGAAAAAAATAATGAACAATCCAATATAGCTTCAGGGACTGTTAAAGATCAACATGGAAACCCACTTGCGGCAGTATCCGTAAAACAAAAAGGAAAAGAACGTTCCACGAGTACAAATAGCGATGGTCAGTTCTCGTTAGAAACAGAAGGGAATAACCCGGTCTTGATCTTTAGCTACGTTAGTTTTCTGAGCCAAGAAATACCATTTACCGGACAACCGATGCAGGTCACCCTCGCTGAGGACCTTGCGCAGTTAGAAGAGGTTGTTGTGGTAGGTTATGGTACGCAAAAGCGAGTTAATTTAACCGGTTCGGTGGCGACGATATCTGGCGACCAGATTGCAAATCGACCAGTGGTCAATGCGACACAAAGTTTGCAGGGAACCATGCCTGGCCTAAATGTAAGTGTTAATGGTGCAACAAAGCCCGGACAATCTTTTAAACTGAACGTTCGTGGTACAGGTAACTTAAGTGGTTCCGATCAACCTTATGTTTTGGTAGATGGGATGGAGATGTCACTTGCTGATGTCAATCCTAACGATATTGAAAATATTTCCGTACTCAAAGATGCATCTGCTTCAGCAATCTATGGTTCTCGCGCGGCATATGGTGTTATCTTAGTAACAACAAAAAAAGGAGCATCAGGTAGAAAACAAATTAACTTCAGCTCGAATACAGGCTTCACTTCCCCGGTAAATCTACCGGATATGGTCAATTCTGTAGACTTTGCAAATTATTTTAACGCAGCAACTTTCAACGCATTGGGCACGAAGCAATATTCCGAAGAGAAGATTGCCCTTTTGCAGCAATATATCGATAACCCTGGCTCGGTTTCCATATTCCCGGAAGTAAATTCCAACAATTACGGCAGCTGGGAGAACAGTGCAAATGGGGTAGCGAATACAGATTGGTTTAATTTTCATTATAAACCCTATGCGCTTCGCCAGAACTATACCATGAACCTAAGTGGTGGAAATGATGGAACACAATTCTACGTTTCCGGAGGTGTTTACCAAGAGGATGGTGCATTGCGTTATGCGGATATAGACTACAAACGCTATAACGTAAATGTGTCTGTAAATTCACAATTAGCCGATTTTATCAAGCTAAAAAGCAATGTGAAGTACACGCACAATCAGAATCAATCGCCGTTAGCAGGCTATGAAGGCTTATTCTTTCACAACCTTGCCCGTATGCGTCCGAATGTATCACCCTATGATTTCTATGGTAATTTTACAGAGCAATCGTTCGTCCCTTATCTGCAATCAGGTTCACAAGATAAAAGCAATAATGCGGCCCTTGTTATCCTTGGTGGCTTAGAGATAACACCTGCAAAGGACTGGAAAATATTCGCGGATTTGAACTTCAGCAAGCGAAATTTTGAAGGCTCGACCCTTAAAGTTCCTGGTACAATTTATGGCATTGATGGTACGCCGATTACCATGAACCGTTCGGAATTTAATATTCCGCTAGCGGGTAGCTTTGCTCGTACCATGTATGAGCAAACCTACATCACACCGAATATCTATACCAATTATAAAGTCGCTGTAGACAAACATCAATTTGATTTAACGGCAGGTTTCCAACAAGAATACAATCAATACAAAGAGCTTGGCGCTTCAGCGACGGAGTTGATCAGTTTCGACCGTCCGGGAACAGACCTGGCGACAGGCACCAAAGCCTCTTCCGAAGTAAGGAACCACTGGGCAACAAGAGGTTTCTTCGCGCGTATCAACTATAATTTCAACAGCAAGTTCCTTTTAGAACTTAACGGACGTTACGACGGGTCTTCTCGCTTTGCGAGCGACCAGCGATGGGGATTTTTCCCATCTGTTTCTGCGGCGTATAACATCAGCGAGGAACAATTTGTGAAGAACAGCTTGCCTTGGCTGAATCAGTTAAAGCTACGCGGATCCTATGGTAATCTAGGAAATCAAGCGGGCGCAAATATGTACGCGTACCTGGAGAATATGAATATCGTTGTTCCTGGATTGGGAACTGGCGGTCGCTACTATTTTGGCGACGAGCGCGAAAGCTATATTCAAGCGCCAGGTGCTTTTAATCCGCTTATCACTTGGGAGAAGGTTCAAAGCACGAATGTCGGAATAGATTACGCCATGTTAGAAAACCGTCTCTCGGGAACATTAGAATGGTATCAACGCAATACCAAAGATATGTTAGGGCCATCTCGCGATGTAGCAGATATGTATGGTGCTACACCTCCACAGTCGAATAATGCAGACTTAAGAACCCGCGGATGGGAACTCTCCATCAAATGGAAAGACAATATATCGGAAGACTTAAGCTATGATCTCGGTGTCATGTTGACCGACTACCGTTCAGTTGTAACACGCTACCAAAATCCGACGCGATTTAATCCTGCGGGAGCTTGGTATGAGGGTAAGAATGTAGGCGAAATATGGGGATTTACAGCAAATAGCTTGTTGAAAACCGCGGAAGAAGCCGCTAACTACAACGCAACATTGAATAGATCTTATCTTTCAGCACGTGATTGGGTGGCTGGTGATGTAAAATATGAAGACATCAACGGTGACGGCAAGATCGATATCGGTGCAAATAGAGTAGGAGACTCGGGTGATTACAGCATTATCGGAAACAGCAGCGCACGATATAACTTTAGTCTTTCTGGAGGAGTTAATTGGAAGAATTGGAGCCTGAACATGTTATGGCAAGGTGTTGGAAAACAAGACTTCCTGCCTGCTGCCTTAGATGCTTACTTCTGGGGGGCTGGTTCCTTGGCACAGGTTACTGTATTTAAAGCGCATTTAGATTACTTCAGCGAAAGCAATCCGGACGCATACTATCCGAACCCTTATGCTTCCCCTGTCGGTGCTATAGCTTCTTATACCAATAAAACACAATCCCCTGCTAGCCGATATATCCAAAATGCTTCTTACATCCGTCTGAAGAACTTGACGCTGCAATATACGTTCAACAGAGAATGGACACAGCGTATGAAGATCAATCGATTAACTGTGTTCGGCACAGGCGACAACTTGCTGACCTTCACCAAGCTCGCTGGAATGTTCGATCCTGAAACATTAGTTGGCGGACAAGGAACAGGAAAACTATATCCGTTGAGCAAGGTCTATTCTTTCGGTGTAAATATCACATTTTAA
- a CDS encoding sulfatase family protein — protein MRIVFFIMCMACAIAALGQQKKPNIVIIISDDHSYQTIGAYGSQHAKTPQIDRLAKDGAVFTNAYVNNSICGPSRATLLTGKYSHKNGFKDNETSVFDFSQNLFVKELQQVGYHTSWIGKIHLGEELQGFDYYDVLIGQGHYFNPDFVSKQGKKREVGYVSDLVTDKALNWLDTIDQQNPFCLIIGHKATHRTWMPDPKDFGTYDNQNIPIPSTFYDNYESRKAAAVQEMSIDKDMRMGYDLKMFNSVEEMMADGNFKRMNAAQREAYIKYYRPIFEDYKNRNLQGKELAEWKYKRYMIDYLNTAQSMDRNIGRVLDYLKTNKLEENTVVIYLSDQGFYMGEHGWFDKRFMYEESFKTPMIMRMPGLIPATSKIEANVVNADIAPTLLELAGVAKPADMQGKSFAGVLPRSDKQHREDVFYHYFENGEHAVSPHFGVKSGRYKLIRFYKRVEAWELFDLEKDPKELKNLVSDPSYQSTFKKMKKRLLKQIKAFDDAQAEEIFHQKLK, from the coding sequence ATGAGGATAGTGTTCTTTATCATGTGTATGGCTTGTGCAATAGCTGCTTTAGGACAGCAAAAGAAGCCCAATATAGTCATTATCATTTCTGATGACCATTCCTATCAAACCATCGGAGCCTACGGTTCACAGCACGCGAAAACGCCTCAAATCGACAGGCTAGCGAAAGATGGTGCGGTATTTACGAACGCATATGTCAATAATTCGATATGTGGTCCTTCTAGGGCCACATTATTGACCGGAAAATACAGCCATAAAAATGGTTTTAAGGATAATGAAACCTCGGTATTTGATTTCTCACAAAACCTTTTTGTGAAGGAACTGCAACAGGTTGGCTATCATACTTCCTGGATTGGGAAGATCCATCTAGGTGAGGAGCTTCAAGGTTTTGATTATTATGATGTACTTATCGGTCAAGGACATTATTTCAATCCTGACTTTGTTTCAAAACAGGGTAAAAAACGGGAGGTAGGCTATGTGTCTGATCTAGTAACTGATAAAGCGTTGAATTGGTTAGACACGATCGATCAACAAAATCCGTTCTGTTTGATCATTGGCCATAAAGCGACACATAGAACCTGGATGCCGGATCCGAAAGATTTCGGGACTTATGACAATCAAAATATCCCGATTCCTTCAACCTTCTATGATAACTATGAGAGCCGAAAAGCTGCGGCTGTTCAGGAAATGTCGATTGACAAGGATATGCGCATGGGATACGACCTCAAGATGTTCAACTCGGTGGAGGAGATGATGGCTGATGGTAATTTCAAAAGGATGAATGCTGCACAGCGAGAGGCCTACATCAAGTATTATCGTCCTATCTTTGAGGATTACAAAAACCGTAATTTGCAGGGTAAGGAGCTCGCAGAGTGGAAATATAAACGCTATATGATCGATTATCTGAACACAGCGCAGTCTATGGATCGCAATATTGGTCGTGTTTTAGATTATCTGAAGACGAACAAATTAGAAGAGAATACGGTCGTCATCTATCTTTCCGATCAAGGATTTTATATGGGTGAACATGGATGGTTCGATAAGCGTTTCATGTATGAAGAGTCTTTCAAAACGCCAATGATTATGCGTATGCCGGGGCTTATTCCCGCAACTTCAAAGATTGAAGCTAACGTAGTGAATGCCGATATTGCACCGACCCTTTTAGAACTAGCGGGTGTTGCCAAACCTGCAGATATGCAGGGGAAATCATTCGCTGGGGTGCTCCCAAGGTCGGATAAACAACATCGTGAGGATGTCTTCTACCATTATTTTGAAAATGGAGAACATGCGGTGTCGCCGCACTTCGGTGTGAAATCAGGACGGTATAAACTGATTCGATTCTATAAGCGTGTAGAGGCATGGGAACTTTTCGATTTAGAAAAAGATCCGAAGGAGCTAAAGAATCTGGTATCAGATCCTTCCTATCAAAGCACTTTTAAGAAAATGAAGAAAAGGCTATTGAAGCAAATAAAAGCATTTGATGATGCTCAAGCAGAAGAGATCTTTCACCAGAAACTGAAATAG